One window from the genome of Roseomonas haemaphysalidis encodes:
- a CDS encoding ABC transporter permease, which translates to MQPLKPVSAAARLVLGIGFFVVFVGLWGAVTYGGVVPPLFLASPGQALLAGVALFTEYGFIHDIGMTVWRVLGGFGLAAVVAVPLGLAMGAYKGVEAFFEPFISFARYLPASAFIPLLILWAGVGEAQKLSVIILGSVFQIVIMVAVIAGATRIDLVEAAYTLGARSSGILRRVIIPAAAPQVMEALRLVLGWAWTYVIVAELIGAQSGIGHMIMDSQRLLDTGQMIFGIVVIGIIGLVTDFLFKALNRRLFRWAALT; encoded by the coding sequence TTGCAACCGCTCAAGCCTGTTTCCGCCGCTGCCCGGCTCGTGCTCGGCATCGGCTTCTTCGTCGTCTTCGTCGGCCTTTGGGGCGCCGTCACCTATGGCGGCGTCGTGCCGCCGCTGTTCCTGGCCTCGCCCGGCCAGGCGCTGCTGGCCGGCGTCGCGCTGTTCACCGAATACGGCTTCATCCATGACATCGGCATGACCGTCTGGCGCGTGCTGGGCGGCTTCGGGCTGGCCGCCGTGGTCGCCGTGCCGCTCGGGCTGGCGATGGGGGCCTACAAAGGCGTCGAGGCCTTTTTCGAACCCTTCATCTCCTTTGCCCGCTACCTGCCGGCCTCGGCCTTCATTCCGCTGCTGATCCTTTGGGCCGGCGTGGGGGAAGCGCAGAAGCTATCGGTCATCATCCTCGGCTCGGTGTTCCAGATCGTCATCATGGTCGCCGTCATCGCCGGCGCCACGCGCATCGACCTGGTGGAGGCCGCCTATACACTGGGCGCCCGCTCCTCCGGCATCCTGCGCCGCGTCATCATTCCGGCCGCCGCGCCGCAGGTGATGGAAGCGCTGCGGCTGGTGCTGGGCTGGGCCTGGACCTACGTGATCGTCGCCGAACTGATCGGCGCGCAAAGCGGCATCGGCCACATGATCATGGACAGCCAGCGGCTGCTGGATACGGGGCAGATGATCTTCGGCATCGTCGTCATCGGCATCATCGGACTGGTGACGGACTTCCTGTTCAAGGCGCTGAACCGCCGCCTGTTCCGCTGGGCGGCGCTGACATGA
- the parE gene encoding DNA topoisomerase IV subunit B, whose amino-acid sequence MNDLFGGKGAKAPATAQQTTYSAKDIEVLEGLEPVRRRPGMYIGGTDENALHHLAAEVLDNAMDEAVAGHADRIEMSLEAGNVLVVRDNGRGIPVDPHPKFPKLSALEVILTTLHSGGKFSGKAYDTSGGLHGVGSSVVNALSELMEVEVARDRTLFTQRYSRGKPTTKLKNAGPIHNRRGTTIRFKPDPEIFATQQFSATRLFKLCRSKAYLYRGVEIRWSCDPALIRDDTPSNATLHFPGGLSDFLAAAVENTATVIPAPWAGEATFPNAAGRVEWAVTWVERGEGFVHTYANTIPTPQGGTHEAGLRAALVKGLRAYGELKKEKRASVVTAEDVFGGLAGMLSVFVRDPQFQGQTKDKLTSPEAARLVEAGLRDNFDHWLAGDPQTAGNLLAFAIERAEDRIRRREQKDTPRKTATRRLRLPGKLADCARESAEGTELFLVEGDSAGGSAKQARDRETQAVLPLRGKILNVASASADKLRQNQELKDLIEALGCGAGERFDIARLRYGRIIIMTDADVDGAHIATLLMTFFYQELPELVRQGRLHLARPPLFRLTAGGKTVYAMDDAERLKLMKKAFKPSQKVEVSRFKGLGEMPAASLKETTMDPKRRTLLKVVLPSEEREATAKRVDELMGRRPELRFRFIQDNAARLDAEEVDA is encoded by the coding sequence ATGAACGATCTCTTCGGCGGCAAGGGGGCCAAGGCCCCCGCGACGGCCCAGCAGACCACTTATTCCGCCAAGGACATCGAGGTCCTGGAGGGCCTGGAGCCGGTGCGCCGCCGCCCTGGCATGTATATCGGCGGCACCGACGAGAATGCCCTGCACCACCTGGCGGCCGAGGTGCTGGACAACGCCATGGACGAGGCGGTGGCCGGCCATGCCGACCGCATCGAGATGTCATTGGAAGCCGGCAACGTGCTGGTGGTGCGCGACAACGGCCGCGGCATCCCAGTGGACCCCCACCCCAAGTTTCCCAAGCTATCCGCGCTGGAGGTGATCCTCACCACCCTGCATTCCGGCGGCAAGTTTTCCGGCAAGGCCTATGACACCTCGGGCGGCCTGCACGGCGTCGGCAGCAGCGTGGTCAACGCGCTGTCGGAGCTGATGGAGGTGGAGGTCGCGCGCGACCGCACCCTGTTCACTCAGCGCTATTCGCGCGGCAAGCCGACCACCAAGCTGAAGAACGCCGGCCCCATCCACAACCGGCGCGGCACCACCATCCGCTTCAAGCCGGACCCCGAGATCTTCGCGACGCAGCAGTTCTCGGCCACGCGGCTGTTCAAGCTGTGCCGCTCCAAGGCCTATCTGTACCGGGGCGTCGAGATCCGCTGGTCCTGCGACCCGGCGCTGATCCGCGACGACACGCCCAGCAACGCCACGCTGCATTTCCCGGGCGGCCTGTCCGACTTCCTGGCCGCGGCGGTGGAAAACACGGCCACCGTCATCCCCGCCCCCTGGGCCGGCGAGGCCACCTTCCCCAATGCCGCCGGCCGCGTGGAATGGGCCGTCACCTGGGTGGAGCGCGGCGAGGGTTTTGTTCATACCTACGCCAACACCATTCCCACCCCCCAGGGCGGCACGCATGAGGCGGGGCTGCGCGCCGCGCTGGTCAAGGGCCTGCGCGCCTATGGCGAACTGAAGAAGGAGAAGCGCGCCAGCGTGGTGACGGCGGAGGACGTGTTCGGCGGCCTGGCCGGCATGCTGTCCGTCTTCGTGCGCGACCCGCAGTTCCAGGGCCAGACCAAGGACAAGCTGACCAGCCCCGAAGCCGCCCGCCTGGTGGAGGCCGGGCTGCGCGACAATTTCGACCACTGGCTGGCCGGTGACCCGCAGACCGCCGGCAACCTGCTGGCCTTCGCGATCGAGCGCGCCGAGGACCGCATCCGCCGCCGCGAGCAGAAGGATACGCCGCGCAAGACCGCGACGCGCCGCCTGCGCCTGCCCGGCAAGCTGGCGGATTGCGCCCGCGAATCGGCGGAAGGCACCGAGCTGTTCCTGGTGGAGGGCGATTCGGCCGGCGGCTCCGCCAAGCAGGCGCGCGACCGCGAAACCCAGGCCGTGCTGCCGTTGCGCGGCAAGATCCTCAACGTTGCTTCCGCTTCCGCCGACAAGCTGCGGCAGAACCAGGAATTGAAGGACCTGATCGAGGCGCTGGGCTGCGGAGCGGGCGAGCGCTTCGACATCGCCCGCCTGCGCTACGGCCGCATCATCATCATGACGGATGCCGACGTGGACGGCGCCCACATCGCGACGCTGCTGATGACCTTCTTCTACCAGGAACTGCCAGAGCTGGTACGCCAGGGCCGGCTGCACCTGGCCCGCCCGCCGCTGTTCCGCCTGACCGCCGGCGGCAAGACCGTTTATGCCATGGACGACGCCGAGCGGCTGAAGCTGATGAAGAAGGCCTTCAAGCCATCCCAGAAGGTGGAGGTCAGCCGCTTCAAGGGGTTGGGCGAGATGCCTGCCGCGTCGCTCAAGGAAACCACCATGGACCCGAAGCGCCGCACCCTGCTGAAGGTGGTCCTGCCGTCCGAGGAACGGGAAGCCACCGCCAAGCGCGTGGACGAGCTGATGGGCCGCCGCCCGGAATTGCGGTTCCGCTTCATCCAGGACAACGCCGCCCGACTGGATGCCGAGGAAGTGGACGCCTAA
- the dps gene encoding DNA starvation/stationary phase protection protein Dps, whose protein sequence is MALKKSRNDVGENAKKTSINVLNGVLVDSIDLTHCVRQAHWTLRGPNFIGLHLMLETFYNELFVSTDDIAERIVQLGGTPDGTTQLISEKTRLKPYPRDTTYTLTHVAELADRFAANAKAVRDGIDTTDEAGDADTADLLTEVSRALDKKLWMLEAHIENVEK, encoded by the coding sequence ATGGCCCTGAAGAAGTCCCGCAACGACGTCGGCGAAAACGCCAAGAAGACGTCGATCAACGTGCTGAACGGCGTGCTGGTCGACAGCATCGACCTGACCCATTGCGTCCGCCAGGCGCATTGGACCCTGCGCGGCCCCAACTTCATCGGGCTGCACCTGATGCTGGAAACCTTCTACAACGAGCTGTTCGTGTCCACCGACGACATCGCGGAGCGCATCGTGCAGCTCGGCGGCACGCCGGATGGCACCACCCAGCTGATTTCCGAGAAGACCCGCCTGAAGCCCTACCCGCGCGACACCACCTATACGTTGACGCACGTGGCTGAGCTGGCGGACCGCTTCGCGGCCAATGCCAAGGCGGTGCGCGACGGCATAGACACGACGGACGAGGCCGGTGACGCCGACACCGCTGACCTGTTGACCGAGGTGTCCCGCGCTCTCGACAAGAAGCTGTGGATGCTGGAAGCCCATATCGAGAACGTCGAGAAGTAA
- a CDS encoding MFS transporter — MPRRADAAPIARDTVPTSSTFSPLRHANFRLLWIASLASNTGIWVQNTGAGWLMTSLAPSPIMVSLVQAASMLPVFLLALPAGAFADILDRRRHLIAAQSWMCLMGALLCLLTALHLIGPWGLLALTFAIGAGSAMNSPAWSATMPELVPRADLTQAILLNNIGFNIARSIGPALGGFIIGLAGTQAAFAVNAACFLVLIVALLVWKREAPRQTLPKEHFLSAMRAGARFVSASPVMRAIILRALAYFLFAASMWGLLPLLVRERLGLGPEAFGLMLTAMGVGAVGGGLAMGRLRAIMGRGQLVLLGSVTGMVALLLLGVAPHWSVAGVGMLLYGVSWIVASSSLQAYAQLSAPAWVRARAIGIYQLGTFGALASGSALAGWLGDVVGVQWALLGFGLVGLVTAFAVLPWRMETATHAEPAASALPQPEAVAPELAPLLARDRGRVLEAVRYRIDPADRTAFLAAMAQLRGVRLRSGALWWRLYEDVAHPEQWAEFWAMESWTEHLREMHRLEPEDRAAIARAAALHRGDRPPEASRSIAHDP; from the coding sequence ATGCCGAGACGGGCCGACGCAGCCCCCATTGCACGCGACACGGTGCCGACCAGCTCCACCTTCTCGCCGCTGCGCCACGCCAACTTCCGGCTGCTGTGGATTGCCAGCCTGGCCAGCAACACCGGCATCTGGGTGCAGAACACCGGGGCCGGCTGGCTGATGACCAGCCTCGCCCCTTCGCCCATCATGGTCAGCCTGGTGCAGGCGGCTTCCATGCTGCCGGTGTTTCTGCTGGCGCTGCCCGCCGGTGCCTTTGCCGACATCCTGGACCGCAGGCGCCACCTGATCGCGGCGCAAAGCTGGATGTGCCTGATGGGCGCGCTGCTGTGCCTGCTGACGGCGCTGCATCTGATCGGCCCCTGGGGATTGCTGGCGCTGACCTTCGCCATCGGCGCCGGCAGCGCCATGAACTCGCCCGCCTGGTCCGCCACCATGCCGGAGCTGGTGCCGCGCGCCGACCTGACGCAGGCCATCCTGCTCAACAACATCGGCTTCAACATCGCCCGCTCCATCGGCCCGGCGCTGGGCGGCTTCATCATCGGGCTGGCGGGCACCCAGGCGGCCTTCGCGGTCAACGCCGCCTGCTTTCTGGTGCTGATCGTGGCGCTGCTGGTGTGGAAGCGGGAGGCGCCGCGACAGACCCTGCCGAAGGAGCACTTCCTGTCCGCCATGCGGGCCGGCGCGCGGTTTGTTTCGGCCAGCCCCGTCATGCGCGCCATCATCCTGCGGGCGCTGGCCTATTTCCTTTTCGCCGCCTCCATGTGGGGGCTGCTGCCGCTGCTGGTGCGCGAGCGGCTGGGACTGGGGCCGGAGGCCTTCGGGCTGATGCTGACGGCCATGGGCGTCGGCGCCGTGGGCGGCGGGCTGGCGATGGGCCGGCTGCGCGCCATCATGGGGCGCGGCCAGCTGGTGCTGCTGGGCAGCGTCACCGGCATGGTCGCGCTGCTGCTGCTGGGGGTCGCGCCGCACTGGTCGGTGGCCGGGGTGGGGATGCTGCTCTACGGCGTTTCTTGGATCGTCGCTTCCTCCTCGCTGCAGGCCTATGCGCAGCTTTCCGCGCCGGCCTGGGTGCGGGCGCGGGCCATCGGCATCTACCAGCTCGGTACCTTCGGGGCGCTGGCCTCGGGCTCGGCGCTGGCCGGCTGGCTGGGGGACGTGGTGGGGGTGCAGTGGGCGCTGCTGGGCTTCGGGCTGGTCGGGCTGGTGACGGCCTTCGCGGTGCTGCCCTGGAGGATGGAAACCGCCACCCACGCTGAGCCCGCCGCCTCCGCCCTGCCGCAGCCGGAAGCCGTGGCACCCGAGCTGGCGCCGCTGCTGGCGCGCGACCGCGGCCGGGTGCTGGAAGCCGTGCGCTACCGCATCGACCCCGCTGACCGCACCGCCTTTCTGGCGGCCATGGCACAGCTGCGCGGCGTCAGGCTCCGGTCCGGCGCCCTGTGGTGGCGGCTGTACGAGGACGTGGCCCACCCGGAGCAGTGGGCCGAGTTCTGGGCCATGGAAAGCTGGACCGAGCACCTGCGCGAGATGCACCGGCTGGAGCCGGAGGACCGCGCCGCCATCGCCCGTGCGGCCGCGCTGCACAGGGGCGACCGCCCGCCCGAGGCGTCGCGCTCCATCGCCCACGATCCGTGA
- a CDS encoding ABC transporter ATP-binding protein — MTLTIRAVTRTFPGQGKTGPTLALQPTDLDVAPGEFVSILGPSGCGKSTLLRIVAGLDRPSGGSVALDGRGVTAPGPERGMVFQSYTLFPWLTVRQNIEFGLRERKLPEAEVRAVSDKFIARTGLRGFEDHWPRQLSGGMQQRTALARALANDPAVLLLDEPFGALDHQTRELMQELLLEVWGADSPEARKTVLFVTHDIDEAIFLANRVLVMSARPGRVKAEVAVPLPYPRDWTVKTTPVFAELKARLMAEIREEVRKAALA, encoded by the coding sequence ATGACCCTGACCATCCGTGCCGTGACCCGCACCTTTCCCGGCCAGGGCAAGACGGGCCCCACCCTGGCGCTGCAGCCCACCGACCTCGACGTCGCGCCGGGAGAGTTCGTTTCCATCCTCGGCCCCTCGGGCTGCGGCAAGTCCACCCTGCTGCGCATCGTCGCGGGGCTGGACCGGCCCAGCGGCGGCAGCGTGGCGCTGGACGGGCGCGGCGTGACCGCGCCCGGGCCGGAACGGGGGATGGTGTTCCAGTCCTACACCCTGTTCCCCTGGCTGACGGTGCGGCAGAACATCGAGTTCGGCCTGCGCGAGCGGAAGCTGCCGGAGGCGGAAGTCCGCGCGGTCTCGGACAAGTTCATCGCCCGCACGGGCCTGCGCGGCTTCGAGGACCACTGGCCCCGGCAGCTGTCGGGCGGCATGCAGCAGCGCACCGCCCTGGCCCGCGCCCTGGCCAACGACCCCGCCGTGCTGCTGCTGGACGAGCCCTTCGGCGCGCTGGACCACCAGACCCGCGAGCTGATGCAGGAACTGCTGCTGGAGGTCTGGGGCGCCGACAGCCCGGAGGCGCGCAAGACCGTGCTGTTCGTCACCCACGATATCGACGAGGCCATCTTTCTGGCCAACCGCGTGCTGGTGATGTCCGCCCGCCCCGGCCGGGTGAAGGCCGAGGTCGCGGTGCCCCTGCCCTACCCCCGCGACTGGACGGTCAAGACCACCCCCGTCTTCGCCGAGCTGAAGGCCCGGCTGATGGCTGAAATCCGCGAGGAAGTGCGCAAGGCCGCGCTGGCCTGA
- a CDS encoding ABC transporter permease encodes MRDNAPTSGWLRLLSPLALLLLWQLASACGLLPPRVLASPAQIVATAWELTRAGTLPQGLAVSVLRVAAGFGIALGLAVPLAILAGLFRLGELVLDPPLQMLKAMPFLGLLPLFILWFGIGEAPKVGLVAIGAVFPIYLTLHAGIRGTDARLLEAGRTLGLSWLGQVRHVVLPGALPALLVGIRYGLSLAWLSLVVAEQINAGSGLGALIATARDFLQTDVIIVCLLVYAAMGLATDGLVRLLEARALRWRPDLPAA; translated from the coding sequence ATGCGTGACAACGCCCCAACCTCCGGCTGGCTCAGGCTGCTGTCGCCGCTGGCGCTGCTGCTGCTGTGGCAGCTTGCCAGTGCCTGCGGCCTGCTGCCGCCCCGCGTGCTGGCGTCCCCCGCGCAGATCGTCGCGACCGCCTGGGAACTGACGCGCGCCGGGACCTTGCCGCAGGGGCTGGCGGTTTCCGTGCTGCGGGTGGCGGCGGGCTTCGGCATCGCGCTGGGGCTGGCCGTGCCGCTGGCGATCCTGGCCGGCCTGTTCCGGTTGGGCGAGCTTGTGCTCGATCCGCCGCTGCAGATGCTCAAGGCCATGCCGTTTCTTGGCCTGCTTCCCCTGTTCATCCTGTGGTTCGGCATTGGCGAGGCGCCCAAGGTCGGGCTGGTCGCCATCGGCGCCGTGTTTCCCATCTACCTGACGTTGCATGCGGGCATCCGCGGCACCGACGCCCGGTTGCTGGAAGCCGGGCGCACCCTGGGCCTGTCCTGGCTGGGGCAGGTGCGCCACGTCGTTCTCCCGGGGGCCTTGCCGGCGCTGCTGGTGGGCATCCGCTATGGCCTCAGCCTCGCCTGGCTGAGCCTGGTGGTGGCGGAGCAGATCAACGCCGGCAGCGGGCTGGGCGCGCTGATCGCCACGGCGCGGGATTTTCTGCAAACCGACGTCATCATCGTCTGCCTGCTGGTCTATGCGGCGATGGGGCTGGCCACCGACGGGCTGGTGCGGCTGCTGGAAGCCCGCGCGCTGCGCTGGCGCCCGGACCTGCCCGCCGCATGA
- a CDS encoding ABC transporter substrate-binding protein gives MLHRRLLLGAALAPLAMPHVARAQAMPKITIGMSGWTGFAPLTLAEQAGLFKANGVEVETRFVPQAQRNLALASGALNCVVTTVDTMILWASTMPLVQVLVLDKSKGGDGIAVRPSIGGWADMKGKTFAVDGAGTTPYFVLAYMLRENGLSIKDVQTATLAPQPAAQAFVAGQFDGCSTYEPYLSSIRSLPADKGRILATTVDYPVVVDTLAFTPDFVSKNEAAVRAVVKSWNDALAMIEREPDKSYEIMGKRVNQSGEAFKASAAFIDWQDAAENKAYVGGGIQEFMGKALEVQREAGVVRTAPDLGKLLDTRFVA, from the coding sequence ATGCTGCATCGCCGCCTGCTGCTAGGCGCCGCCCTCGCGCCGCTCGCCATGCCGCATGTCGCCCGGGCACAGGCGATGCCGAAGATCACCATCGGCATGTCCGGCTGGACCGGCTTCGCGCCGCTGACGCTGGCCGAGCAGGCCGGGCTGTTCAAGGCCAACGGCGTGGAGGTCGAGACCCGCTTCGTGCCGCAGGCGCAGCGCAACCTGGCACTGGCCAGCGGCGCGTTGAACTGCGTGGTCACCACGGTGGACACCATGATCCTCTGGGCCAGCACCATGCCGCTGGTCCAGGTGCTGGTGCTGGACAAGAGCAAGGGCGGCGACGGCATCGCGGTGCGGCCCAGCATCGGCGGCTGGGCGGACATGAAGGGCAAGACCTTCGCGGTGGATGGCGCCGGCACCACGCCCTACTTCGTGCTGGCCTACATGCTCCGCGAGAACGGCCTGTCCATCAAGGACGTGCAGACCGCGACCCTGGCGCCGCAGCCGGCCGCCCAGGCCTTCGTCGCCGGGCAGTTCGACGGCTGCTCGACCTATGAGCCCTACCTGTCCTCCATCCGCAGCCTGCCGGCCGACAAGGGCCGCATCCTGGCGACCACGGTGGATTACCCCGTGGTCGTCGATACGCTCGCCTTCACGCCTGACTTCGTGTCCAAGAACGAAGCCGCCGTGCGCGCCGTGGTGAAGAGCTGGAACGACGCGCTGGCCATGATCGAGCGCGAGCCGGACAAGTCCTACGAGATCATGGGCAAGCGGGTGAACCAGTCGGGCGAGGCCTTCAAGGCGTCGGCCGCGTTTATCGACTGGCAGGACGCGGCCGAGAACAAGGCCTATGTGGGCGGCGGCATCCAGGAGTTCATGGGCAAGGCCCTGGAAGTGCAGCGGGAAGCCGGCGTGGTGCGCACGGCGCCCGACCTCGGCAAGCTGCTGGACACGCGCTTCGTCGCCTGA
- a CDS encoding aliphatic sulfonate ABC transporter substrate-binding protein, whose protein sequence is MPLLPRRQALGLLGAAALPLPAVAQATPVRIGWLRAPNDITTGRARGTLERALAALGARVEWAGPFAAAAPALEALNAGSIDITAGSSTASIAALAAGIPMQVFAYQKIAPGGEGILVKDDSPVRRLADLANRSVAVNRGGTGEYLLMRALDTNGVPAAAVRRVYLSPGDSGAAFAQGHVDAWATWDPFVTIALQSYGARMLADGAAIGSDNAVTLLCARDFAARRRPLLQAVLDCCRADNRWAQDNTAEAGRIWAEAMSLPAALAPAIGRNNAVPTRAVSDADIAQIGLIADWYVASGIIPRRPDVAAGVVRLD, encoded by the coding sequence ATGCCCCTCCTGCCCCGCCGCCAGGCCCTTGGCCTGCTGGGTGCCGCGGCCTTGCCACTGCCGGCCGTGGCTCAGGCCACCCCCGTCCGCATCGGCTGGCTGCGCGCACCCAACGATATCACCACCGGCCGGGCGCGGGGCACGCTGGAACGGGCCCTGGCGGCCCTGGGTGCCAGGGTGGAATGGGCCGGGCCCTTCGCCGCCGCCGCCCCGGCGCTGGAAGCGTTGAACGCCGGCAGCATCGACATCACGGCCGGCTCCTCCACCGCCTCCATCGCCGCCCTGGCGGCCGGCATCCCGATGCAGGTCTTCGCCTACCAGAAGATCGCGCCGGGCGGCGAAGGCATCCTGGTGAAAGACGACAGCCCGGTCCGCCGCCTGGCCGACCTCGCGAACCGCAGCGTCGCGGTCAACCGCGGCGGCACCGGCGAATATCTCCTGATGCGGGCGCTGGACACCAACGGCGTGCCGGCGGCGGCGGTGCGGCGGGTTTACCTGTCCCCCGGCGACAGCGGCGCCGCATTCGCCCAGGGCCATGTGGACGCCTGGGCCACCTGGGACCCCTTCGTGACCATCGCGCTGCAAAGCTACGGCGCCCGGATGCTGGCGGATGGCGCCGCCATCGGCTCCGACAACGCCGTGACGCTGCTGTGCGCCCGCGACTTCGCGGCCCGCCGCCGCCCGCTGCTGCAGGCGGTGCTGGATTGCTGCCGGGCGGACAACCGCTGGGCGCAGGACAACACGGCGGAAGCCGGCCGCATCTGGGCCGAGGCCATGAGCCTGCCCGCCGCGCTGGCCCCCGCCATCGGGCGCAACAACGCGGTGCCGACCCGCGCCGTGTCGGATGCCGACATCGCGCAGATCGGGCTGATCGCGGACTGGTACGTGGCGAGCGGCATCATCCCCCGGCGGCCCGATGTCGCGGCCGGCGTGGTGCGGCTGGACTAG
- a CDS encoding ABC transporter permease translates to MNDVAEAARLAMGLLAGGDAELWRIVVLSLRVSGTAAALAFLIGLPLAALLVGGRFAGRKLLLLLANASLGLPPVVVGLACYLLLSRSGPLGALGWLFTPTGMVLAQSILAIPIVIALAARALAPFWAEHRDALAIDGANPAQAFWQVARMARPPLATVFLAAFGRAIAEVGAILVVGGNIRGETRTMTTAIALETQKGDLPMALALGAVLLLLCLGVSMAVLLLDRRA, encoded by the coding sequence GTGAACGACGTGGCGGAGGCCGCCCGCCTGGCAATGGGCCTGCTGGCGGGCGGGGATGCCGAGCTGTGGCGCATCGTCGTGCTGTCGCTGCGGGTTTCCGGCACCGCCGCCGCCCTCGCCTTTCTGATCGGCCTGCCGCTGGCGGCGCTGCTGGTGGGCGGCCGCTTTGCCGGCCGCAAGCTGCTGCTGCTGCTGGCCAATGCGTCGTTGGGGCTGCCACCGGTGGTGGTCGGGCTGGCGTGCTACCTGCTGCTGTCGCGCTCCGGCCCGCTGGGGGCGCTGGGCTGGCTGTTCACCCCCACGGGCATGGTGCTGGCCCAAAGCATCCTGGCCATACCCATCGTCATCGCGCTGGCCGCCCGCGCATTGGCACCCTTCTGGGCCGAGCACCGCGATGCCCTGGCGATCGACGGCGCCAACCCCGCCCAGGCCTTCTGGCAGGTGGCGCGCATGGCCCGGCCGCCGCTGGCCACGGTGTTCCTGGCCGCCTTCGGTCGCGCCATTGCCGAGGTCGGTGCCATTCTGGTGGTCGGCGGCAACATCCGTGGCGAAACCCGCACCATGACCACCGCCATCGCGCTGGAAACCCAGAAGGGCGACCTGCCGATGGCCCTGGCGCTCGGCGCCGTGCTGCTGCTGCTGTGCCTGGGCGTCAGCATGGCGGTGCTGCTGCTCGACCGGCGGGCATAG
- a CDS encoding nucleoside 2-deoxyribosyltransferase has product MRIYLAGPDVFLPDANAIAEAKKDICARHGMQGVFPLDPIHCAAADAVPDRFLQIYLRNEAHIRACDALIANLTPFRGPSADAGTVYELGFMRALGRPVLGYANTGETFRDRTLAFLGPAARLRAEDDWVDGEGLHLESFGLTDNLMIDGGIIAAGGRLVTRAVPAAERWSDLAAFEDCVRALAGRA; this is encoded by the coding sequence ATGCGCATCTACCTCGCCGGTCCCGACGTCTTCCTGCCCGACGCCAACGCCATCGCGGAGGCCAAAAAGGACATCTGCGCCCGGCATGGGATGCAGGGCGTATTTCCGCTGGACCCGATCCATTGCGCCGCGGCCGATGCGGTGCCCGACCGCTTCCTGCAGATCTATCTGCGCAACGAGGCGCATATCCGCGCCTGCGATGCCCTGATCGCCAACCTGACGCCGTTCCGTGGCCCCTCGGCCGATGCCGGCACGGTGTACGAGCTGGGCTTCATGCGCGCGCTGGGCCGCCCGGTGCTGGGCTACGCCAACACGGGCGAAACCTTTCGCGACCGCACCCTGGCCTTTCTGGGCCCCGCGGCGCGGCTGCGGGCCGAGGACGACTGGGTGGATGGCGAGGGCCTGCACCTGGAAAGCTTCGGGCTGACCGACAACCTGATGATCGACGGCGGCATCATCGCCGCCGGCGGCCGGCTGGTGACCCGCGCGGTGCCCGCGGCGGAACGCTGGAGCGACCTGGCCGCCTTCGAGGACTGCGTCCGGGCCCTGGCCGGGCGAGCTTAG
- a CDS encoding DUF4347 domain-containing protein, translating to MTQNGGETMELLVLDPRRDDWPALVAEAGAETMVLLLDCRRDGLREMLDATQGRPGFARIRIADAGGPGRLCLGALVLDMPALAARKEDLARLGQRLAPGGVLHLCGGGGGASAAGGRFVAALARLMGRDVTVPRAAWMPGSIGALVPAALVAGAAVREAAARHRQA from the coding sequence ATGACGCAGAATGGCGGAGAAACGATGGAACTGCTGGTCCTGGACCCGCGCCGCGACGACTGGCCCGCGCTGGTGGCCGAGGCCGGCGCCGAGACGATGGTGCTGCTGCTGGACTGCCGGCGGGACGGGCTGCGGGAAATGCTGGACGCCACGCAGGGCCGCCCGGGGTTCGCGCGCATCCGCATTGCCGATGCCGGTGGTCCCGGGCGGCTGTGCCTGGGCGCGCTGGTGCTGGACATGCCGGCCCTGGCGGCGCGGAAAGAGGATCTGGCACGGCTGGGGCAGCGGCTGGCCCCCGGCGGCGTGCTGCATCTGTGCGGCGGGGGCGGCGGTGCCAGTGCCGCGGGCGGGCGCTTCGTGGCGGCGCTGGCACGGCTGATGGGACGGGACGTGACGGTGCCCCGGGCGGCCTGGATGCCGGGCAGCATCGGCGCGCTGGTGCCCGCCGCCCTGGTGGCCGGGGCGGCGGTCCGGGAAGCGGCGGCACGGCATCGGCAGGCTTAG